In a genomic window of Streptomyces sp. NBC_01231:
- a CDS encoding caspase family protein has translation MESEDTAVLIGISRYQDPSLPDVPAVLNSISAMHGLLTAPDLCGWPANRVHVYMDPADTTALALEVHRLAEETTGALLLYFVGHGVVTRTGALCLATGATQLRYPDLTGLEYDKVRNALLDSPAQVKLVILDCCYSGRVIHGLTGAGESHLADTTDIRGVYTLTAADRIAHVPPAKEQETACTSFTGALRDVVHQGIPGAPPMLALTDIYPKLRNTLKARGLPEPNQRGTDTVEAYPFSRNAAYSGGAGFRLLPREHMDFFLKVLAAQQHHDLTAASIMKLEDWPGVYLLHQESRGMPEICYVGKSDRSIASRLKEQLKKIDGRCYIDSRDISFSYLKLDDDLTHIAPEQVVLQQLHAQGRSPHWNQNGFGNRDAGRTRDSSRLRSTDFDVLHPIDLSWLLRSDGPALHLTAREMALYLKSELPYIFRFEHRDSVDEIQIAVPPGPLSADRAFRLLAAALGDTWQISALMGRVLMYREQNVRYPSAIRYYVDTEAMGSVPEVFEVFDAHSLEGEGH, from the coding sequence ATGGAGTCTGAGGACACCGCCGTCCTCATTGGCATCTCGCGCTACCAGGACCCGTCTCTGCCCGACGTCCCTGCAGTCCTCAACAGCATCTCTGCGATGCACGGGTTGCTCACCGCTCCCGACCTGTGCGGCTGGCCCGCCAACCGGGTGCACGTGTACATGGACCCAGCCGACACCACCGCACTGGCGCTGGAAGTGCACCGTCTGGCCGAGGAGACCACCGGTGCCCTCCTGCTCTACTTCGTGGGCCACGGCGTCGTCACCAGGACCGGAGCGCTCTGCCTTGCCACCGGCGCCACCCAACTCCGCTACCCCGACCTGACCGGCCTGGAGTACGACAAGGTCCGCAACGCCCTGCTCGACTCGCCGGCCCAGGTGAAACTGGTGATCCTTGACTGCTGCTACTCGGGTCGCGTGATCCACGGCCTGACGGGCGCCGGCGAGAGCCATCTCGCGGACACCACCGACATCCGCGGCGTCTACACGCTCACGGCGGCCGACCGGATCGCCCACGTGCCTCCGGCGAAAGAACAGGAAACCGCCTGCACATCCTTCACCGGAGCTCTGCGCGATGTCGTGCACCAGGGCATTCCGGGTGCCCCGCCGATGCTCGCTCTGACCGACATCTATCCCAAGCTCAGAAACACACTCAAGGCACGCGGCCTTCCCGAGCCCAACCAGCGGGGCACGGACACCGTTGAGGCCTACCCCTTCAGCCGCAACGCCGCATACTCAGGCGGCGCGGGATTTCGGCTGCTCCCGCGGGAGCACATGGACTTCTTCCTCAAGGTCCTCGCCGCGCAGCAGCACCACGATCTGACGGCTGCGAGCATCATGAAGCTGGAGGACTGGCCCGGTGTCTACCTCCTGCACCAGGAATCCCGCGGTATGCCGGAGATCTGCTACGTCGGTAAGAGCGACCGCTCGATCGCCAGCCGCCTCAAAGAACAGCTGAAGAAGATCGACGGACGCTGCTACATCGACTCCCGCGACATCTCGTTCAGCTACCTCAAACTGGACGACGACCTCACTCACATCGCACCGGAGCAAGTAGTGCTCCAGCAACTGCATGCCCAAGGGCGTTCTCCGCATTGGAACCAAAACGGTTTCGGTAACCGCGACGCTGGCCGGACGAGGGACTCAAGCCGGCTACGCAGCACCGATTTCGACGTGCTCCACCCGATCGACTTGTCCTGGCTGCTGCGCAGCGACGGCCCGGCTCTGCATCTGACGGCGCGCGAGATGGCCCTCTACCTCAAGAGCGAACTGCCCTACATCTTCCGCTTCGAGCACCGGGATTCGGTCGACGAGATCCAGATTGCCGTGCCGCCGGGCCCGCTCTCGGCTGACCGCGCCTTCCGCCTGCTCGCTGCTGCACTGGGCGACACCTGGCAGATCAGTGCTCTCATGGGCCGGGTCCTGATGTACCGCGAGCAGAACGTGAGATACCCGAGCGCCATCCGCTACTACGTCGATACTGAGGCGATGGGGTCGGTTCCAGAGGTTTTCGAGGTCTTCGATGCACACTCGCTGGAGGGCGAAGGCCACTAG